The Pseudomonas fluorescens nucleotide sequence CGCGGTTTGATCGGGGCTCAGCGGCTTGTCGCTGCCCTTGAGTTCCAGGGCCAGGCGCTCGGGCAGGAAGTCTTCGACAAGGAACTCGAACACCTGCTTCTTGCCGCCACCGAGGTCGAACAGCAACTGCCAGCGCCCGGTCGGCGCCTCGTCGGCCAGTTGTAACTGGTACTGATAGAAGCCATTGGCATCGGCTTCCCAGACAAACTTGCGGCTGATCTGCTCATCCGGACGGCGTACTTCCACGGTCACCGGTTGCGGCTTGAGCGGGCGGCCATCCTTGTCACGCAACAGGCCGTTGAGCAGCACGGTCTCACCCGGGCGATAAAGGTCGCGCGGGCCGAACACGAAGAACTGCAGCGGGTTGGCCTGAGGGCCGGTGATATCGAATTCGGCCAGGTCCAGGGCCGCGCTGTTCAGGCGCAGCATGGTGGTGTGCACGCCCTGGTGGGCCAGCAGGGTTTCGGCCTTGGGTGGCGTCGGCAACTGGGCGTGGCCGTCGCTGTCGGTCTTGGCCTGGGCCAGCACGCGGCCTTCGCCGTCGAGCAGTTCCAGCTCGACGCCGCTCAGCGCCTTGCCGCCTTCCAGCCCCTGGGTGAAGACGTCCAGGCGGTTCTGGTAACGGTGCGCCGAGACGCCGATGTCACTCAGGGTGAACAGCGTTGCCGGTTGCGAATAGTCGTAGGTCCCGGAGGCACGCATCACCGCCAGGTACACGCCTGGCTCTTGCAGCGGCTTGATCCCGGCAATCGGCAGCAGCACGGTTTCACGGGTGTTCTTCGCCGGGTTGAGGTCGAAGCGGCCGCTGTAGACCAGCTCGGCCATGTCCAGGGTTTCTTTGGACGTGTAGTAGTACAAGCTGCTGTTGCGGCCCCAGGCGGCGAGGAACGGCGACAGTTTGTCCGACTTGATGCGGAAGAACTCGACATCGACCTTGTTGACGTTCAGGGCGATCACCGGCAGGCCTTCGGCCAGGCGGGTCGGCAGCAGCGAGCCACGACTGGCGAAGCCGATGGTCGACTGCATGTCGCGGGTTTCCAGGCGGCTGATCGCCTCGGCAGGCAGGCGCTTGCCGTTGACCGCGAGCAGGCCGGCGTCGATGGTCAGCACCAGTTTGCGCTGCGGCTCCAGGTGACGCAGGCGCAGTTCCATCTTGTTGGCGGAGAGCTCCCAGGCACCGTCGACCTTGCCTTTGACGGTGTCGACCAGGTGCACCTTGTCGGCGAAGTTCTGCTGGTCATCCAGGGGTATCGAGAAGGTCAAGGCCAGGGCGCTGGCACCATCGACCTGCACTTCCGAGACATCCACCACGCTCAGCTCGCGACCGGCATAACGCTTGGCCAGGGTTGAGGCATCGTCCTTGGCCGGGACGGTTTTTTCCGCTTCCGGCTGCGCTGCGGGTGCAGCTGCCGGGGCCGGGGCTGGCGCCGCGGGTTGATCCTGCGTCTGCGCTGGCGGTGTGGCCGGCGCCGAAGCCGGTTTGTCCGGAGCAGACGAATCGCAGGCACTGAGCAAAGCCAGCGCGCAGGCCAGCAACAATCCTTTGTTGAGCATGGGAGTAGTAACTCTCGGGCAGCGGAATCTTAGGCGTGCACTATATATCAACCGTGCGGCAACTGTGAGGCGGCGAACGGATGTGAGACCGCCTTCGCACGATTTGCTCTGCGCAGCGGCTACAATGCCGGCTCGCCAGGAGCTTCCATGTCCCGTTTGCTGACCGACTGGCGCGACCGCCCGACCCATATCAAGGTCTGGGCGCTGGCCGCGCCGATGATACTTTCCAATATTTCCGTACCGCTGGTGGCTCTGGTCGACAGCGCCGTGATCGGCCACCTGCCCCATGCTCATCAGCTTGGCGCAGTGGCGGTGGGCGCCAGCCTGTATACCTTCCTGGCCTGGGTCATGGGCTTTCTGCGCATGGGCTCGACCGGTTTCGCCGCCCAGGCTGCGGGCCGTGGCGACGGCGCGGCATTACGCCAGGTGCTGCTGCAAGGCTTGCTGCTGGCGATGCTGCTTGCCCTGCTACTTGGCTTGTTGGCGCTACCGTTCAGCCACCTGGCCCTGCAGTTGATGCAACCCACGGCGGCGCTGGAGCAATCGACCCACGACTTCTTCCAGACCCGCCTGCTCGGGCTGCCGGCGGCGCTGGCCAGCTTCGCCCTGGTCGGCTGGTTCCTCGGTACCCAGAACGCCAAGGCGCCGCTGGCGATCCTGCTGACCACCAACCTGCTCAACATCGCCCTCAACCTGTGGTTCGTACTCGGCCTGGACTGGGGCGTGATCGGCTCGGCCCGCGCCTCGGTGATTGCCGAATGGAGCGCCGCTCTGCTCGGCCTGGCCCTGACCCGCCCGGCCCTGCGCACCTACCCCGGGCAGATCGCCTGGGCGCTGCTGGCGCGCTGGCAGAGCTGGCGGCCGCTGCTCAGCGTCAACCGCGACATCTTCATCCGCAGCCTGGCGCTGCAGGCGGTGTTCTTCCTGATTACCGTGCAAGGCGCGCGGTTGGGTGAAGCGACGGTAGCGGCCAACGCCCTGTTGCTCAATGGCCTGCTGCTCAGCGCCTATGCCCTCGATGGCCTGGCCCATGCGGTCGAGGCGCTGTGCGGGCATGCCATCGGCGCCGGTGATCGCCAGGCGCTGCGGCGTTCGTTGACCGTCGCCTGCGGCTGGTCGCTGCTGGCCAGCAGCGGCTTTGCCGTGCTGTTCCTGCTGGGTGGGCATCTGTTCATCAATATGCAGACCGACATCGCCAACGTGCGCGAAACCGCCTACCAGTACTTGCCGTACCTGGCCTTGCTGCCATTGATTGCGGTGTGGAGTTATCTGCTCGATGGCTTGTTCATCGGCGCCACACGGGCGCGGGAGATGCGCAACGGCATGCTGCTCAGCGTACTGATGGCCTTGCCTGTTGCTTATGTTGCTCGAGACCTGGGCAACCATGGCTTGTGGCTGGGGTTTCTGCTGTTCATGGCTTTGCGCGGGGTAACGCTGGGGGTGATCGGCTGGCGGTTGCAGCGGCGGGATGGGTGGTTTGTGCGTCGGTAGTCAGAAGCATCGCGGGTCAAGCCCACTCCCACAACAGCTGTGGGAGCGGGCTTGACCCGTGATCGCATCAGCTCGACAGGTAAGACGAGCGGGTCAGCCCCAGACGCAGAGCGTCGAGGAACTGGGTCTTCTCACGGGCGGTGATCTTGGCGCTGGCGCACTTGTCGCGGTAGTGGGTCATCAACTCCTCCGGCGACAGGTGCACGTAGCGCAGCATGTCTTCGATGGTGTCGTGGGTCTCGATACCAGCGTGGTACACGCTGCCGTTCGGGTTCTGGTAGATGTTCACCGAGTCGGTGTCACCGAACAGGTTGTGCATGTCACCGAGGATTTCCTGGTAGGCACCGACCAGGAAGATACCCAGCAGGTAGTCTTCACCTTCGTTGATCGCGTGCACCGGCAGGCTGGTCTCGATGCTCTGCTCGTCGACGTACTGGTTGATCTTGCCATCCGAGTCGCAGGTCAGGTCTTGCAGCACGGCGCGGCGCAGCGGCTCTTCATCCAGGCGATGCAGCGGCAGGATCGGCAGGACCTGGCCGATGGCCCAGGTGTCCGGC carries:
- a CDS encoding MATE family efflux transporter, which codes for MSRLLTDWRDRPTHIKVWALAAPMILSNISVPLVALVDSAVIGHLPHAHQLGAVAVGASLYTFLAWVMGFLRMGSTGFAAQAAGRGDGAALRQVLLQGLLLAMLLALLLGLLALPFSHLALQLMQPTAALEQSTHDFFQTRLLGLPAALASFALVGWFLGTQNAKAPLAILLTTNLLNIALNLWFVLGLDWGVIGSARASVIAEWSAALLGLALTRPALRTYPGQIAWALLARWQSWRPLLSVNRDIFIRSLALQAVFFLITVQGARLGEATVAANALLLNGLLLSAYALDGLAHAVEALCGHAIGAGDRQALRRSLTVACGWSLLASSGFAVLFLLGGHLFINMQTDIANVRETAYQYLPYLALLPLIAVWSYLLDGLFIGATRAREMRNGMLLSVLMALPVAYVARDLGNHGLWLGFLLFMALRGVTLGVIGWRLQRRDGWFVRR